The Ictidomys tridecemlineatus isolate mIctTri1 chromosome 6, mIctTri1.hap1, whole genome shotgun sequence genome includes a region encoding these proteins:
- the Rpl21 gene encoding large ribosomal subunit protein eL21, giving the protein MTNTKGKRRGTRYMFSRPFRKHGVVPLATYMRIYKKGDIVDIKGMGTVQKGMPHKCYHGKTGRVYNVTQHAVGIVVNKQVKGKILAKRINVRIEHIKHSKSRDSFLKRVKENDQKKKEAKEKGTWVQLKRQPAPPREAHFVRTNGKEPELLEPIPYEFMA; this is encoded by the exons ATGACGAACacaaagggaaagaggagaggaacCCGATATATGTTCTCCAGGCCTTTTAGAAAACATG GAGTTGTTCCTTTGGCCACATATATGCGAATCTACAAGAAGGGTGATATTGTAGACATCaag GGAATGGGTACTGTTCAAAAAGGAATGCCCCACAAATGTTATCATGGCAAAACTGGGAGAGTCTACAATGTTACCCAGCATGCTGTTGGCATTGTTGTGAATAAGCAAGTTAA GGGCAAGATTCTTGCCAAGAGAATTAATGTGCGTATTGAGCATATTAAGCACTCTAAGAGCCGAGACAGCTTCCTGAAACGTGTGAAGGAAAATgatcagaaaaagaaggaagccaAAGAGAAAGGTACCTGGGTTCAGCTGAAGCGCCAG CCTGCCCCACCCAGAGAAGCACATTTTGTGAGAACAAATGGAAAGGAGCCTGAACTGCTGGAACCTATTCCCTATGAATTCATGgcataa